A portion of the Glycine max cultivar Williams 82 chromosome 10, Glycine_max_v4.0, whole genome shotgun sequence genome contains these proteins:
- the LOC100810191 gene encoding metal-nicotianamine transporter YSL1, translated as MYPTSIHTVAVPLRKHILITFMLHPIGQEKSKGERTNKLRPYSCYYRYREIMISPSSGLNMEEEKKQEIVERDQDLEDQLPAAAAEVHESQPWTEQITVRGIFVSMIIGITFSIIVMKLNLTTGMVPNCNVSAALLAFVFVRTWTKLLHKAGFVAKPFSRQENTIIQTCAVACYSIAVGGGFASYLLGLNRTTYELSGVGNEGNNPGAIKEPGFGWMTGFLFVVCFVGLFVLIPLRKIMIVDLKLTYPSGLATAVLINGFHTQGDKMAKKQVRGFTKYFCISFLWGLFKWFFSGIEDCGFEQFPTFGLQAWKQTFYFDFSTTFVGAGMICSHPVNCSLLLGAVLSFGVMYPLIDRLKGDWFPDNLEETNMKGLYGYKVFVSIALILGDGIYNFTKILISTVFNVHERMRSKNNKNVAAAVRHENPSEDHKQTDEFLRENIPMRIGVIGYAVFTLISIIIIPRMFPQLKWYYVVVAYIFAPSLAFCNAFGAGLTDINMAYNYGKVALFTLAAVTGKENGVVAGLVGCGLIKSVISVSCILMQDFKTAHYTRTSPRAMFICQVIGIAMGCVTAPLSFFLYYKAFDVGNPHGEFKAPYALIYRNMAIIGVQGFSALPLHCLKLCFGFFAFAIGVNMIRDFAPQKIGKWMPLPMVMAVPFLVGAYFAIDMFIGTVVVFAWQKLDSKKAELMVPAAASGLICGEGLWTLPAAILALARIKPPICMKFVPT; from the exons ATGTACCCCACATCAATCCATACAGTAGCTGTGCCTTTAAGAAAGCATATCTTAATAACTTTCATGCTTCATCCAATTGGCCAGGAAAAGTCTAAAGGAGAAAGAACAAATAAACTAAG GCCATATAGCTGCTACTACAGATATAGAGAGATCATGATCTCCCCATCAAGTGGCCTTAAcatggaagaagagaaaaaacaagaaatagtTGAAAGAGATCAGGACTTGGAGGATCAGCTacctgctgctgctgctgaagTCCATGAGTCTCAGCCATGGACAGAACAGATAACAGTGAGAGGAATATTTGTGAGCATGATTATTGGAATCACATTCAGCATAATAGTGATGAAGCTCAACCTCACAACTGGAATGGTTCCTAACTGTAATGTCTCTGCTGCACTCCTAGCCTTTGTGTTTGTCCGGACCTGGACCAAACTGCTTCACAAGGCTGGCTTTGTAGCCAAGCCCTTCAGCCGCCAAGAGAACACCATCATACAAACTTGTGCGGTTGCATGCTATAGCATTGCTGTTGGAG GAGGATTTGCTTCGTATCTGTTGGGATTAAACAGGACGACTTATGAGTTGTCAGGAGTTGGAAACGAGGGTAATAATCCAGGTGCTATTAAAGAACCTGGATTTGGTTGGATGACTGGCTTCCTTTTTGTGGTTTGCTTTGTTGGTCTCTTTGTCTTGATTCCACTCAGAAAG ATCATGATAGTTGACCTCAAATTAACTTATCCAAGTGGCTTGGCAACAGCAGTTCTCATCAATGGTTTCCATACACAGGGAGACAAAATGGCCAA GAAGCAAGTACGGGGGTTCACGAAGTATTTTTGTATCAGTTTCTTATGGGGTTTATTCAAGTGGTTCTTCTCAGGGATAGAGGACTGTGGATTCGAACAGTTCCCTACCTTTGGATTGCAAGCTTGGAAGCAAAC ATTCTACTTCGATTTTAGTACGACTTTTGTGGGAGCAGGAATGATTTGCTCCCATCCTGTGAACTGTTCTTTGCTCCTTGGAGCTGTGCTCTCTTTTGGGGTCATGTATCCGCTCATTGATCGGCTTAAAGGAGACTGGTTCCCAGATAACTTAGAAGAAACTAACATGAAGGGCTTATACGGTTATAAGGTTTTTGTTTCAATTGCTCTAATCCTCGGTGATGGCATATACAATTTCACCAAGATTCTAATTTCTACAGTCTTCAATGTTCATGAAAGAATGAGGagcaagaataataaaaatg TAGCAGCTGCTGTTCGGCACGAGAATCCTTCCGAGGACCATAAACAAACTGATGAATTTCTGAGGGAGAACATTCCCATGCGGATTGGAGTCATTGGATACGCTGTTTTCACACTCATTTCCATAATTATAATCCCACGCATGTTTCCTCAGCTGAAATGGTACTACGTGGTGGTAGCTTATATATTTGCTCCATCCCTGGCATTCTGCAATGCTTTTGGAGCAGGTCTCACAGACATAAACATGGCATATAATTATGGGAAAGTTGCACTCTTTACTCTGGCAGCTGTTACAGGAAAAGAAAATGGTGTGGTGGCTGGACTTGTGGGTTGTGGTCTCATTAAATCCGTGATCTCAGTGTCTTGCATTCTGATGCAAGATTTCAAAACTGCACATTACACACGTACCTCTCCCAGAGCAATGTTCATATGCCAAGTAATTGGCATTGCAATGGGTTGTGTGACAGCTCCTCTCAGCTTCTTCCTATACTACAAGGCATTTGATGTGGGAAACCCGCATGGGGAATTCAAAGCTCCATATGCGTTAATTTACAGAAACATGGCAATCATAGGGGTCCAAGGTTTCTCAGCATTGCCCCTGCATTGTTTAAAGCTATGCTTTGGGTTCTTTGCTTTTGCCATAGGCGTAAACATGATAAGAGATTTTGCACCCCAAAAGATTGGGAAATGGATGCCATTACCAATGGTCATGGCCGTACCGTTTCTAGTTGGGGCATACTTTGCAATCGATATGTTCATAGGTACTGTGGTTGTGTTTGCGTGGCAGAAGCTTGACTCCAAGAAGGCAGAGTTGATGGTTCCAGCAGCTGCCTCTGGACTAATTTGTGGGGAAGGACTATGGACTCTACCAGCTGCGATTCTAGCTCTTGCAAGAATTAAACCTCCTATCTGCATGAAATTCGTTCCTACCTAG